The following proteins come from a genomic window of Cyanobacteria bacterium GSL.Bin1:
- a CDS encoding universal stress protein, which yields MKHILLCTDGSAFAQESYHYAAWLAPRLDACVDVLYVTDVRSQKSIETGNLSGSIGIDAAKDLLSKLVELEHEKAKINHERAKLILEDAKQRLASEGVQDVKTIHETGFLVDCFHEFETHADLIILGKRGENAPFASNHLGGNTERILRGSHKPCLVTPRQFKPIKRLLFAYDGGKSCQKMLRFLVKSPAFQGLELHILTVARTAQDKKAQKRNQEAEEQTRAAGFEPICQVLEGNPEKIIASYADGHDISLIIMGAYGHRRIRPLIIGSTTAQVLRSTQLPVLLFR from the coding sequence ATGAAACATATTCTCTTATGCACGGATGGCTCTGCTTTTGCCCAAGAAAGCTATCACTATGCCGCTTGGCTTGCCCCTCGGCTTGATGCTTGTGTTGATGTTTTATATGTCACCGATGTTCGTTCCCAAAAATCCATTGAAACCGGGAATTTAAGTGGCAGTATTGGCATTGATGCTGCCAAAGATTTACTAAGCAAACTAGTCGAACTCGAACATGAGAAAGCCAAAATCAATCATGAACGGGCAAAACTAATCCTTGAAGATGCCAAACAACGATTAGCGTCTGAAGGCGTCCAAGATGTTAAGACCATCCACGAAACTGGGTTTCTGGTGGATTGTTTTCACGAATTTGAAACCCATGCCGATTTAATTATCTTGGGGAAACGAGGAGAAAATGCCCCGTTTGCCTCCAACCATTTGGGCGGAAACACGGAGCGAATTCTACGAGGGAGTCATAAACCATGCTTGGTTACGCCTCGTCAATTTAAGCCCATTAAACGCTTACTCTTTGCCTACGATGGTGGGAAAAGTTGTCAGAAAATGTTGCGGTTTCTGGTCAAGTCGCCAGCCTTTCAAGGATTAGAACTCCATATCCTGACCGTCGCCAGAACCGCTCAAGATAAAAAAGCTCAAAAACGAAATCAAGAAGCAGAAGAACAAACACGGGCTGCAGGATTTGAGCCGATTTGTCAGGTTTTAGAAGGCAATCCCGAAAAAATCATTGCCAGTTACGCCGATGGACATGATATTAGTTTGATTATTATGGGGGCTTACGGACATCGTCGGATTCGCCCCCTCATTATTGGCAGTACCACAGCACAAGTACTCAGAAGTACGCAACTCCCGGTATTGTTATTCCGCTAG
- a CDS encoding STAS domain-containing protein, with the protein MDLTLFRREWFSNIQKDILAGAVVALALIPEAIAFSLIAGVDPKVGLYASFVIAVITAIFGGRTGLISGATGAMALVMVNLVKEQGLQYLFAATILTGILQIVFALFKLDQQMKFVPRAVMIGFVNALAILIFTSQFPQLNNASWEVYVMVAVGLGIIYLFPRITKSIPSPLVAIVLLTAVSIFLELDVPTVGDMGELPTAFPIFILPEVPLNLETLEIIFPPALTLTIVGLLETLLTAALLDELTDTPSDKNREAKGQGIANIITGFFGGMAGCAMIGQSVINIQSGGRKRLSTFISGILLLFFILFLGNWVQQIPMASLVAVMIMVSIGTFSWSSIRNIPRVPRSETFVMVTTVLITILTHNLAIGVVVGIALSTIFFSREIAQVVFVDKTLSSDGMHRTYSVAGQIFFVSVEQFLNAFDLKEDIETVTIDLSHAHIWDQSAVNAIDKVVIQFRRHGADVELVGLNEDSAKMLDRLAIHDKPDALEEVASH; encoded by the coding sequence TTGGATTTAACCTTATTCAGACGAGAGTGGTTTTCTAACATTCAGAAGGATATTCTTGCCGGTGCCGTTGTTGCTTTAGCTTTAATTCCAGAAGCGATCGCGTTTTCTTTAATTGCTGGGGTGGATCCGAAAGTTGGGTTATATGCCTCTTTCGTTATTGCAGTCATTACTGCCATCTTTGGTGGACGCACCGGCTTAATTTCCGGTGCAACGGGGGCAATGGCACTGGTTATGGTTAATCTGGTTAAAGAACAGGGTCTGCAATATCTCTTTGCAGCCACAATATTGACAGGTATCTTGCAAATTGTCTTTGCTCTTTTTAAGCTCGACCAACAAATGAAATTTGTGCCACGGGCGGTGATGATTGGGTTTGTCAATGCCCTTGCCATTTTAATTTTCACCTCACAATTTCCACAACTGAATAATGCCTCCTGGGAAGTTTACGTCATGGTTGCCGTCGGGTTAGGCATTATTTATCTTTTTCCCAGAATTACAAAATCCATTCCTTCTCCCCTGGTTGCCATTGTTTTACTGACAGCAGTCTCGATTTTTCTAGAACTTGATGTCCCCACAGTAGGAGATATGGGAGAATTACCCACTGCCTTTCCTATTTTTATCCTGCCAGAGGTTCCCTTAAATTTGGAAACTTTAGAAATTATCTTTCCTCCTGCTTTAACCCTGACCATTGTCGGACTACTAGAAACCTTACTCACCGCAGCCCTCCTCGATGAATTAACCGATACCCCTAGTGATAAAAATCGCGAAGCAAAAGGTCAAGGCATTGCCAATATTATTACGGGGTTCTTCGGCGGAATGGCAGGGTGTGCCATGATTGGTCAATCCGTAATTAATATCCAGTCTGGGGGGCGGAAACGCCTTTCTACCTTTATTTCTGGTATTTTACTCTTGTTCTTTATTTTATTTCTCGGGAATTGGGTTCAACAAATTCCCATGGCATCTCTGGTTGCTGTGATGATTATGGTTTCCATTGGCACCTTTAGCTGGTCATCTATTCGCAATATTCCCCGAGTGCCTCGCAGTGAAACCTTTGTCATGGTAACAACCGTATTAATTACTATTTTGACTCATAACTTAGCCATTGGCGTAGTGGTTGGAATTGCCCTCAGTACAATTTTCTTTTCTCGTGAAATTGCCCAAGTCGTTTTTGTCGATAAAACCTTAAGCTCTGATGGGATGCACCGCACTTATAGCGTTGCTGGACAAATTTTCTTTGTCTCTGTCGAACAGTTTTTAAACGCCTTTGATCTCAAAGAAGATATTGAGACTGTGACGATTGATCTCTCCCATGCTCATATTTGGGATCAATCTGCAGTCAATGCCATTGACAAAGTTGTGATTCAATTTCGCCGTCATGGGGCAGATGTAGAACTAGTGGGGCTAAATGAAGACAGTGCAAAAATGCTCGATCGCCTTGCGATTCATGACAAACCCGATGCTCTCGAAGAAGTTGCCAGTCACTAA